The Methylomonas montana genome has a window encoding:
- a CDS encoding formate/nitrite transporter family protein, producing the protein MEHFNIDSYTPKQIAERIEKASVSKSTQDPSRIFVLALLAGAFIAFGAAFFTFVIHDSTLGQGITKLLGGLVFCLGLILVVVAGAELFTGNNLLVMACVDKKITLKQLMSNWAIVFAGNFIGCLAIAVLIYLSGHWGSESARVGAKALMIANAKVNLPFVQALTRGILCNALVCMAVWLCFAGHSSTDKLLSILFPITAFVTLGFEHSVANMYFIPAGLLIKSDPQLMASLQPLLPAGTDLSQLTLSGFLLDNLLPVTVGNIIGGSFFVGMIYWYIYLRR; encoded by the coding sequence ATGGAACATTTTAATATTGACAGCTATACCCCCAAGCAAATCGCCGAGCGAATCGAAAAAGCCAGCGTCAGTAAGAGCACCCAAGATCCCAGCCGAATATTCGTATTGGCATTATTAGCCGGAGCGTTTATTGCGTTCGGCGCGGCATTTTTTACGTTTGTGATCCACGATTCGACGCTGGGCCAGGGCATCACCAAATTATTGGGTGGGCTGGTATTTTGCCTGGGGCTGATTCTGGTCGTAGTGGCCGGTGCCGAATTGTTTACCGGCAACAATCTGCTGGTCATGGCCTGCGTCGACAAAAAAATCACGCTCAAGCAGTTAATGAGCAACTGGGCTATCGTCTTCGCCGGCAATTTCATCGGCTGTCTGGCCATCGCCGTGTTGATCTATCTCAGTGGCCATTGGGGCAGCGAGTCGGCTCGCGTCGGCGCAAAGGCCTTGATGATAGCCAACGCCAAAGTCAATCTGCCCTTCGTACAAGCGCTGACGCGCGGCATTCTCTGCAATGCATTGGTCTGCATGGCGGTTTGGTTGTGTTTCGCCGGCCACAGTTCCACCGATAAACTACTGTCCATCCTGTTCCCGATTACCGCTTTTGTGACGCTGGGATTCGAACACTCGGTCGCCAATATGTACTTCATCCCGGCCGGTTTATTGATTAAATCCGACCCACAATTAATGGCTTCGCTTCAACCCTTGCTGCCGGCCGGCACCGACCTTTCGCAACTAACTTTATCCGGCTTTTTGCTGGATAATCTGCTGCCGGTGACGGTGGGCAATATCATCGGCGGCAGCTTTTTTGTCGGGATGATTTATTGGTACATCTATTTACGCCGCTAA
- a CDS encoding response regulator produces MFSADRHADLQLCLLDLNLREEDGLEMLERIKVSAPGVAVPVVTGETLSDAVRLANAEGYRLLQKPHH; encoded by the coding sequence TTGTTTAGTGCCGACCGGCATGCCGATCTTCAGCTTTGTCTGCTCGATCTGAATCTGCGCGAGGAAGACGGTTTGGAGATGTTGGAACGCATCAAAGTCAGCGCGCCCGGTGTTGCCGTGCCGGTGGTGACAGGCGAGACCTTGTCGGATGCCGTGCGCCTGGCCAACGCCGAAGGCTATCGTTTGCTACAAAAGCCCCATCATTGA